A window of Pullulanibacillus sp. KACC 23026 genomic DNA:
CGCCAGTAAAATCCAATTAAGAGACCCTCTGAGAAGGAGGGGCTGATACCCCAACCAACTATAGATGGCTAGAATGATAATCAAAGCAGCGATGAACCACAAATTCGCTTTTACTAAAAGAAGATAGATAAAAATGAGCGAAAGCAAAGCTCTAGCGTAATTCAATCCTCTTATAGCCTCAAGGCGGGACTCACACCAAACCCCATAAATATTCCAGCCTTTAAGAAGAATTAACAGTAAAACGATCACGGCATAATGAGCGGGCGAAGCATCTAGCGTTTTCAAATAAAGCGGCATTGCTACAGCTGAAAGAAAAATGAGGTAGATCGATTGCCTGCCCCAGCTATCTCTTAAAGCCGCTCGGAAATAGCCTGTTAAGTCCCCTTCTGCCGGTAGAAGGAGCACAAGGTCTGCCCTTTGGATATAAGTTCTAATTGAGGTGGGAATGACGGCTGCTCCAAACAAAATGGTTAAGATAAATGCCGCCGGAAAATGAGCGGGAAGCGTTTTTAACGCTTTTTGATAATAAACACTGCCGATAATAAGCCCCATATAAAGGCTAAACATAAACCCGCTATTCGCAACTAATTTGGTGTAACGAATCGTTATCTTCGTCCAAGCCTGCCGTCTCTCAGAATAAAGCTGTGAAAGCCTCATAGAAGCTCGCCTCTTGCCATTGCAAGATAGATATCATGCAAAGTCGCGTCAGGCCTCGCGATCTTTTCCTGAATTTCTTTTAAGGTTCCCATTGCAACGATACGCCCTTTATGTAAAAAGATAAATCGGTCACAATATTGTTCGGCAGTTGTCA
This region includes:
- a CDS encoding ABC transporter permease, translated to MRLSQLYSERRQAWTKITIRYTKLVANSGFMFSLYMGLIIGSVYYQKALKTLPAHFPAAFILTILFGAAVIPTSIRTYIQRADLVLLLPAEGDLTGYFRAALRDSWGRQSIYLIFLSAVAMPLYLKTLDASPAHYAVIVLLLILLKGWNIYGVWCESRLEAIRGLNYARALLSLIFIYLLLVKANLWFIAALIIILAIYSWLGYQPLLLRGSLNWILLADEEARLSMRFLRIANWVTDVPGLIQPIKPRRYIDLLIKPWVSRIHNVYALLYLKTFLRAGDYFGIFVRLTLIGALLMILTRYSLVLSIVIAAAVIFLTAFQLLALGKHEFPEALEGLYPINGSEKRRGYLYVMRVLIMSQTVLLTLVFIVTHLQNGLTAVMMLIAGILFSTVWLQWVSGRQLNE